Proteins encoded together in one Pseudomonas arsenicoxydans window:
- a CDS encoding DUF6311 domain-containing protein: protein MTDSVKRLAINLLPLLIGVMAFFIVIGPRALNPQNIAWLGNGDPATHYLGWVFFRQAPWTFPIGLNPSYGLELGNGIIFSDSNPLLAFLFKPFAALLPTPFQYFGIWFLTCFVLQAWFAWKVVGLMSSHVGVRAVSTALLLFVPPMLMRMPFHLSLGGHFLVLASFYLGLHPHLRHRRLAWGVLLAAAALVHAYFLAMVALIWIADLAAGYFKKKLTLRSAVIELIALFSLVSFCCWQAGYFSVGAEGAVSDGFGMYAMNLLSLIDPGNWSYLLKDLPGVQGFGDGEGFAFLGLGLITLGICAVVGLLQGNTGFGQQLRHRPFLLVALVGLTVFAISNHVAIGSLDFTYPLPPVVISIANIFRASGRMFWPVYYAIIFAIIFLVIRANTPRTAVSLLLLALLIQVLDTHAGWVAVRKQLMVEPASKWASPMVDPFWESAAAHYRNIRWIVPQNLSPHWMSVADFAGAHGMATNAVYLGRMDTANWKRADRETAGVMASGKYDADTLYLLDERALLQAVMNVDTSKDLFTRINGFTVLAPGWKQCSECLQAALQISPLELIPSVEPGQKTPFSYGSKGRALLAKGWSDSELWGTWSEGSSAQVMFRAPAPVHSLRLETTAFLPPGHVRQGVVISINGLPALNAQLEQADGNIIEVPLTAEMQERVSRQGVLSLQLQFADAVSPKQFGIGQDARQLALGLKTLTVN from the coding sequence ATGACCGACTCAGTCAAACGCCTGGCGATCAACCTGTTGCCGTTGTTGATCGGTGTCATGGCCTTTTTCATCGTCATCGGACCACGGGCGCTCAATCCGCAAAATATTGCGTGGCTGGGCAACGGTGACCCGGCGACGCATTACCTGGGATGGGTGTTTTTCCGGCAGGCGCCATGGACTTTTCCGATAGGGCTCAACCCTTCCTATGGATTGGAATTGGGCAACGGCATCATCTTTTCTGATTCCAATCCGCTGCTGGCTTTCCTGTTTAAACCCTTCGCTGCGCTGTTGCCGACGCCATTTCAGTATTTCGGTATCTGGTTCCTGACCTGCTTCGTCCTGCAGGCTTGGTTCGCCTGGAAAGTGGTGGGGCTGATGTCCTCGCATGTGGGGGTGCGTGCCGTGAGTACGGCGTTGTTACTCTTTGTGCCGCCGATGCTCATGCGCATGCCTTTCCATTTGTCCCTGGGCGGGCATTTTCTGGTGCTGGCCTCGTTTTACCTGGGCCTGCATCCGCACCTGCGCCATCGACGCCTGGCGTGGGGCGTGTTGCTGGCGGCGGCCGCGTTGGTCCATGCGTATTTTCTGGCGATGGTCGCATTGATCTGGATCGCCGATCTGGCAGCCGGGTATTTCAAGAAGAAACTGACGCTGCGATCTGCGGTGATCGAGTTGATTGCGCTGTTTTCGCTGGTCAGCTTTTGCTGTTGGCAGGCCGGGTATTTTTCGGTGGGGGCCGAAGGCGCGGTATCCGATGGTTTTGGCATGTACGCCATGAACCTGCTGTCACTGATCGATCCGGGGAACTGGTCCTATTTACTGAAGGATCTGCCTGGTGTTCAAGGGTTCGGTGACGGCGAAGGGTTTGCCTTTCTTGGGTTGGGGCTGATCACGCTGGGCATCTGTGCAGTGGTGGGTTTACTGCAAGGCAATACCGGTTTCGGGCAACAATTGCGGCATCGACCCTTTTTGCTAGTGGCACTGGTGGGGCTGACTGTTTTCGCGATATCTAACCATGTGGCTATCGGCTCGCTGGATTTCACCTATCCGCTGCCGCCGGTGGTGATTTCCATCGCCAACATCTTCCGCGCCTCGGGTCGAATGTTTTGGCCGGTGTACTACGCGATTATATTCGCCATCATTTTTCTGGTTATTCGCGCCAATACACCACGCACCGCAGTGAGTTTGCTGTTATTGGCGCTACTTATTCAGGTGTTGGACACTCACGCCGGCTGGGTGGCGGTTCGCAAGCAATTGATGGTTGAACCTGCTTCGAAGTGGGCATCGCCCATGGTCGATCCATTTTGGGAAAGTGCCGCGGCCCATTACCGGAACATTCGCTGGATTGTTCCGCAGAATCTCTCCCCGCACTGGATGTCGGTGGCTGATTTTGCCGGCGCCCATGGCATGGCAACGAATGCGGTTTACCTTGGGCGAATGGACACTGCCAATTGGAAACGCGCCGACCGGGAGACTGCTGGTGTAATGGCTTCTGGAAAGTATGATGCCGACACTTTGTACCTGCTTGATGAGCGTGCGCTGCTCCAGGCCGTGATGAACGTCGATACTTCAAAAGATCTGTTTACCCGAATTAACGGCTTCACTGTGTTGGCTCCGGGCTGGAAACAATGCAGCGAGTGCCTGCAGGCGGCCCTCCAAATCAGCCCATTGGAGTTGATTCCATCCGTTGAGCCCGGACAAAAAACGCCATTCAGCTACGGTAGCAAGGGCAGGGCGCTGCTGGCCAAGGGGTGGTCCGATTCCGAACTCTGGGGGACCTGGTCCGAAGGGTCCAGCGCGCAAGTCATGTTCCGGGCTCCGGCGCCCGTGCACTCCTTACGTCTGGAGACCACAGCGTTTTTACCTCCAGGGCATGTGCGACAGGGTGTTGTCATCAGTATCAACGGCCTGCCGGCATTGAATGCCCAACTCGAGCAGGCCGATGGCAACATCATCGAGGTTCCCCTCACTGCCGAGATGCAAGAGCGGGTATCGCGCCAGGGTGTGCTGAGTTTGCAATTGCAGTTCGCCGACGCCGTCAGCCCGAAACAGTTCGGAATCGGCCAAGACGCCCGACAACTCGCGCTCGGATTGAAGACGTTGACGGTCAATTGA
- a CDS encoding pyridoxal phosphate-dependent aminotransferase yields the protein MRFSDLTQRIAGDGAAAWDIHYRALALQEQGEDILLLSVGDPDFDTPVPIVQAAIDSLLAGNTHYADVRGKRALRESIARHYGQRSGQQVSADQVTVLAGAQCALFCVAQCVLNPGDEVLVAEPMYVTYEAVFGACGAVVVPVPVRSENGFRVLPEDVAARITPRTRALALNSPHNPSGASLSRDTWLALSKLCIAHDLWLISDEVYSELLFDGEHVSPASLPGMAERTATLNSLSKSHAMTGWRIGWSIAPPSLAAHLENLALCMLYGLPDFVQDAAVVALESNLPELEAMREAYRQRRDLVCECLADCPGVRALKPDGGMFVMVDIRDTGLSAQAFADRLLDRHGVSVLAGEAFGPSAAGHIRLGLVLGEEPLRDACQRITRCATELLEAQVYA from the coding sequence ATGCGCTTTTCCGATTTGACACAACGTATCGCCGGTGACGGTGCCGCCGCGTGGGACATCCATTACCGCGCCCTGGCGTTGCAGGAACAGGGCGAAGACATTTTGCTGTTGTCGGTTGGCGACCCGGATTTCGACACGCCGGTGCCGATTGTGCAGGCCGCCATCGACAGCTTGTTGGCGGGCAACACCCATTACGCCGACGTGCGTGGCAAGCGCGCGCTGCGTGAAAGCATCGCCCGGCATTACGGCCAACGCAGCGGCCAGCAGGTCTCGGCGGATCAGGTCACCGTTCTGGCCGGCGCGCAATGTGCGTTGTTCTGCGTCGCCCAGTGCGTGCTCAATCCGGGCGATGAAGTGCTCGTCGCCGAGCCAATGTACGTGACCTATGAAGCGGTGTTCGGTGCCTGTGGCGCGGTGGTCGTTCCGGTGCCGGTGCGCTCCGAGAACGGCTTTCGGGTGCTGCCCGAAGACGTCGCCGCCCGCATCACGCCGCGCACTCGCGCGTTGGCGCTGAACAGTCCACATAATCCTTCGGGCGCCAGTTTGTCGCGCGATACCTGGCTCGCGCTGTCGAAGTTGTGCATCGCCCACGACCTGTGGCTGATTTCCGATGAGGTCTACAGCGAATTGCTGTTTGACGGCGAACACGTCAGCCCGGCGAGTTTGCCAGGCATGGCCGAGCGCACCGCGACGCTCAACAGCCTGTCGAAATCCCACGCCATGACCGGGTGGCGAATCGGTTGGTCGATTGCGCCGCCATCCTTGGCCGCGCACCTGGAAAACCTCGCGCTGTGCATGCTTTACGGTTTGCCGGACTTTGTTCAGGACGCCGCTGTGGTCGCGCTCGAAAGCAATCTGCCGGAGCTTGAAGCGATGCGCGAAGCCTATCGCCAGCGCCGTGATCTGGTCTGTGAATGCCTGGCCGATTGCCCCGGCGTGCGCGCCTTGAAACCCGATGGCGGGATGTTCGTGATGGTCGATATCCGCGACACCGGGCTCAGCGCCCAAGCGTTTGCCGACCGCTTGCTCGACCGTCATGGCGTGTCCGTGCTGGCCGGTGAAGCGTTCGGTCCGAGCGCCGCCGGGCACATCCGTTTGGGCCTGGTGTTGGGTGAGGAACCGTTGCGTGACGCTTGCCAGCGCATCACCCGTTGCGCCACTGAATTGCTGGAGGCCCAGGTCTATGCATAA
- a CDS encoding GtrA family protein: MTSAEKSALIQRGLRFAVTGLFVTALHALVAVLFINYVAPLPPIANGVAFAVATVVSYLINTTWSFSARLHGRTLLRFMMVSGAGFLLAMLVAWAAQMAGLHYLLGICAVALTIPAFTFVLHNFWTYR; this comes from the coding sequence GTGACGTCAGCCGAAAAATCCGCCTTGATCCAGCGCGGCCTGCGTTTTGCCGTGACCGGGTTGTTCGTCACGGCTTTGCATGCGCTGGTGGCTGTGTTGTTCATCAACTACGTAGCGCCGTTGCCGCCCATTGCCAACGGCGTCGCATTTGCCGTGGCGACCGTGGTGTCCTACCTGATCAATACCACCTGGAGCTTTTCCGCGCGGCTGCATGGCCGAACGTTGCTGCGTTTCATGATGGTGTCGGGCGCCGGTTTTCTCCTGGCGATGCTGGTGGCCTGGGCCGCGCAAATGGCCGGGCTGCATTATTTGCTGGGTATTTGCGCGGTGGCGCTGACCATTCCAGCCTTCACCTTTGTATTGCATAACTTCTGGACGTACCGATGA
- a CDS encoding 5-carboxymethyl-2-hydroxymuconate Delta-isomerase has product MPHLHMEYTANLPGLNADLALIRLNNTLVGSGQFAAEFDIKSRAVKVETFKVGTALAERAFVHVKLALLSGRSPQIKKQLSESLLAVVQDLCEWPAGVEVQVCVEILDIDRESYTKTAIGH; this is encoded by the coding sequence ATGCCCCACCTGCACATGGAATACACCGCCAACCTGCCCGGACTGAATGCCGACCTGGCGTTGATCCGGCTCAACAATACGTTGGTGGGGTCCGGTCAGTTTGCTGCGGAGTTCGACATCAAGAGTCGCGCCGTAAAGGTCGAGACGTTCAAGGTCGGCACCGCATTGGCCGAGCGGGCGTTCGTGCATGTGAAGCTGGCGTTGTTGAGCGGTCGCTCGCCGCAGATCAAAAAGCAGTTGTCCGAGAGTCTGCTGGCCGTCGTGCAGGACCTGTGTGAATGGCCGGCCGGTGTTGAAGTTCAGGTGTGTGTGGAGATCCTCGACATCGATCGAGAGTCCTACACCAAGACGGCCATCGGCCACTGA
- a CDS encoding glycosyltransferase family 2 protein has product MTHQHGPQLTGPLALSLVIPVFNEAATLDAFIGRITDVFNDQALIALEIVFVNDGSTDATLEVLLERQKSDSRIRIVDLSRNFGKEAALTAGLQTATGQAVVPIDADLQDPPEVILEMIARWREGYEVVLGHRVSRKTDSWAKQTSANWFYRLHNKIAEQHLPENVGDFRLMDRCVVDALQTLPESRRFMKGLFAWVGFRTTYVDYERPERVAGTTKFNGWRLWNFALEGITSFSTEPLRIWTYLGLFVSLISFSFAIFIVLRTLISGVDLPGYASLMVAVTFLGGLQLIGIGVLGEYLGRTYIESKRRPVYLVRRVYDPKD; this is encoded by the coding sequence TTGACTCATCAGCACGGACCGCAACTGACCGGGCCTTTGGCGCTTTCGCTCGTCATCCCGGTGTTCAATGAAGCCGCGACCCTCGACGCGTTCATCGGGCGGATCACTGACGTCTTCAATGATCAGGCGCTGATCGCACTGGAGATCGTGTTCGTCAATGACGGCAGCACTGACGCAACGCTGGAGGTGCTGCTGGAGCGGCAGAAGAGCGACTCGCGTATTCGTATCGTCGACCTGAGCCGCAATTTCGGCAAGGAAGCGGCGTTGACCGCCGGTTTGCAGACAGCGACCGGCCAGGCCGTGGTGCCGATCGATGCCGATTTGCAGGACCCGCCCGAAGTCATCCTTGAAATGATCGCCCGTTGGCGCGAAGGCTATGAAGTGGTGCTAGGCCACCGTGTGAGTCGCAAGACCGACTCCTGGGCCAAGCAAACCTCGGCCAACTGGTTTTACCGTCTGCACAACAAAATTGCCGAACAACACCTTCCGGAAAACGTAGGTGATTTCCGGCTGATGGACCGTTGTGTGGTCGATGCCTTGCAAACGTTGCCGGAATCGCGGCGATTCATGAAAGGCTTGTTCGCCTGGGTAGGGTTTCGCACCACTTACGTGGACTATGAGCGCCCGGAACGTGTGGCCGGGACGACCAAATTCAACGGTTGGCGCTTGTGGAATTTCGCTCTGGAAGGCATCACCAGTTTCAGCACGGAACCGCTGCGCATCTGGACGTATCTGGGGCTGTTCGTTTCACTGATCTCTTTTTCGTTCGCCATCTTTATTGTGCTGCGCACCCTGATCTCCGGGGTCGATCTGCCGGGTTATGCCTCGCTGATGGTTGCCGTCACTTTTCTGGGCGGCCTGCAATTGATCGGCATCGGGGTGCTGGGTGAATACCTGGGGCGAACGTACATCGAGTCAAAACGTCGCCCGGTGTATCTGGTGCGGCGTGTTTATGATCCCAAGGACTGA
- a CDS encoding YegP family protein, with the protein MYFEIYRQSKGTPSTGKGQWRWRLRAGNHETIASGESYVNKADCLHVIGLIKGVECETPVKEI; encoded by the coding sequence ATGTATTTCGAGATTTACAGACAATCCAAAGGCACCCCGAGCACCGGAAAAGGACAATGGCGCTGGCGCCTGAGAGCCGGGAATCACGAGACGATCGCCAGCGGCGAATCGTATGTGAACAAGGCGGATTGCCTGCACGTCATCGGGTTGATCAAGGGGGTTGAGTGTGAAACGCCGGTGAAGGAAATCTAA
- a CDS encoding class I SAM-dependent methyltransferase: protein MDLKETDILGSSIDQHWYYASKAAATTRLLGNTPYKRILDVGAGSGFFSHHLLTHSSASEAWCVDISYDADSDATTGGKPVHYRRNINAVDADLVLLMDVLEHVDDDIGLLKAYVEKVPSGSRFLITVPAFQFLWSGHDDFLEHKRRYTLAQLEAVVRNTGLTVKQGAYYFGLVFPIAAALRLLPNGAQPSPPRSQLKQHHPLVNTILKTLCSVELPFMGANRLAGLTVFVLAQKP, encoded by the coding sequence ATGGATCTCAAGGAAACCGACATCCTCGGTTCAAGCATCGATCAGCATTGGTATTACGCCTCCAAGGCAGCGGCCACCACGCGGTTGCTGGGCAATACGCCGTACAAGCGAATTCTCGACGTGGGCGCCGGTTCGGGATTCTTTTCCCACCATCTGCTGACTCATTCATCGGCTAGCGAAGCGTGGTGCGTGGACATCAGTTACGACGCCGATTCGGACGCCACAACCGGCGGTAAACCGGTGCATTACCGTCGCAATATCAACGCGGTGGACGCCGATCTGGTGCTGTTGATGGACGTGCTGGAGCATGTCGATGACGACATCGGATTGCTCAAGGCCTACGTCGAGAAGGTCCCGTCCGGCAGCCGTTTCCTGATAACGGTGCCGGCGTTTCAGTTTCTCTGGAGCGGACACGATGACTTTCTCGAACACAAGCGGCGCTACACCCTTGCGCAACTGGAAGCGGTAGTCCGCAATACCGGTTTGACCGTGAAGCAGGGCGCCTACTATTTCGGCCTGGTCTTTCCGATTGCCGCCGCGCTGCGCTTGTTGCCCAACGGTGCGCAACCGTCGCCACCGCGCTCGCAACTCAAGCAGCACCATCCACTGGTGAATACGATTTTGAAGACGCTGTGCAGCGTCGAGCTGCCGTTCATGGGCGCGAATCGTCTGGCCGGGTTGACGGTGTTTGTCCTGGCGCAAAAGCCGTGA
- a CDS encoding aldehyde dehydrogenase family protein yields MHNHKTLFIDGRWQTPSGQGIAEVINPATEEVTGSVPLGDERDVDNAVAAARRAFGPWSRTPSSVRAGYIRALAEQLHMRADEMAAVITAELGMPVQWCRSVQVDGPILGLEQYVELAGLMDEVREVGNSLIIREAVGVCAFINPWNYPLHQLIGKLAPALAAGCTVVVKPSQETPLHAFLLAQMIEAIGLPAGVFNLVSGPGSKVGEALAKHPDVDMVSFTGSTGAGVRVAQAAAPSVKRVCLELGGKSPLLIAEDADLAAAVRYGVQDVMINSGQTCTALTRMLLPASRYAEAVELAIAETRSLRMGDPLDPQSFLGPMCSAAQRRTVRDFIQVGQQEGARLVCGGDTADEFERGYYVSPTLFAAVDNRMRIAQEEIFGPVLCLIPYTDEAQAIQIANDSPFGLSSGVWAGSPERALQLGRQLRAGQCFLNGAAFNYQAPFGGYKQSGNGREWGEEGLNEFVEVKAIQV; encoded by the coding sequence ATGCATAACCACAAGACGCTGTTTATCGATGGCCGCTGGCAAACCCCGTCGGGGCAGGGCATCGCCGAGGTGATCAATCCGGCCACTGAAGAAGTGACCGGCTCGGTGCCCCTGGGCGATGAGCGCGATGTCGACAACGCGGTGGCCGCCGCCCGCCGTGCTTTCGGTCCTTGGTCGCGCACGCCATCAAGCGTGCGCGCCGGCTACATCCGCGCGCTCGCCGAGCAATTGCACATGCGGGCTGACGAGATGGCTGCGGTGATCACCGCTGAACTGGGAATGCCGGTGCAATGGTGCCGGTCAGTGCAGGTCGATGGGCCGATCCTCGGGCTTGAGCAATACGTCGAGCTCGCAGGCTTGATGGATGAAGTGCGCGAGGTCGGCAACTCGCTGATCATTCGCGAAGCGGTCGGCGTTTGCGCGTTCATCAATCCGTGGAACTACCCGCTTCATCAACTGATCGGCAAGCTCGCCCCGGCGCTGGCCGCCGGTTGCACCGTGGTGGTCAAGCCTAGCCAGGAAACCCCGCTGCACGCCTTTTTGCTGGCACAGATGATCGAGGCCATCGGCTTGCCGGCCGGCGTTTTCAATCTGGTCAGTGGGCCTGGTTCGAAGGTCGGCGAAGCGCTGGCCAAACACCCGGACGTGGACATGGTGTCGTTTACCGGCTCCACCGGCGCCGGGGTTCGCGTGGCGCAAGCGGCGGCGCCTTCGGTCAAGCGCGTGTGCCTGGAGCTGGGCGGCAAGTCGCCGTTGCTGATTGCCGAGGACGCCGACCTGGCCGCAGCCGTGCGCTACGGCGTTCAGGACGTGATGATCAACTCAGGTCAAACCTGCACCGCGCTGACCCGCATGCTCCTGCCCGCCAGTCGTTACGCCGAGGCCGTGGAGCTGGCCATCGCCGAAACCCGAAGCCTGCGCATGGGCGATCCACTGGACCCGCAAAGCTTCCTCGGGCCGATGTGTTCGGCAGCGCAACGGCGCACCGTGCGTGACTTCATTCAGGTCGGCCAGCAGGAAGGCGCGCGCCTGGTGTGTGGCGGCGACACCGCCGACGAATTCGAGCGGGGTTATTACGTCAGCCCGACGCTGTTCGCCGCCGTCGACAACCGTATGCGCATCGCTCAGGAAGAAATCTTCGGCCCGGTGCTGTGCCTGATTCCCTACACCGATGAAGCACAGGCGATTCAGATCGCCAACGACTCACCGTTCGGATTGTCCAGCGGCGTGTGGGCCGGCAGCCCTGAGCGTGCCTTGCAACTGGGGCGTCAGCTGCGCGCCGGACAGTGTTTCCTCAATGGTGCGGCGTTCAATTATCAGGCGCCGTTCGGTGGCTACAAGCAATCGGGCAATGGCCGTGAATGGGGCGAAGAAGGGCTCAACGAGTTTGTTGAAGTGAAGGCGATCCAGGTGTGA
- a CDS encoding NAD(P)H-dependent oxidoreductase → MKVLIVHAHPEPKSFTAALRDQAVTTLEDQGHEVQVSDLYAMNWNPVASADDFSSRENPEYLVYALEQRLGVKSQSLAPDIQQELDKLLWADLLILNFPIFWFSAPAMLKGWIDRVLVSGVCYGGKRFYDQGGLSGKKALVSVTLGGREHMFGDGAIHGPLEDMLRPILRGTLAYVGFDVLEPFVAWHVPYISDEARKEFLLGYQQRLQHLSDEQPMVFPRLSQFDEALYPLPV, encoded by the coding sequence ATGAAAGTACTGATTGTCCACGCCCACCCGGAGCCGAAATCCTTTACTGCAGCCTTGCGTGACCAGGCTGTCACCACCTTGGAAGATCAGGGGCACGAGGTTCAGGTCAGCGACCTGTATGCGATGAACTGGAACCCGGTGGCCAGCGCCGATGATTTTTCTTCGCGGGAAAACCCGGAGTATCTGGTGTATGCGCTGGAGCAACGTCTGGGAGTGAAAAGCCAGTCGCTGGCGCCGGACATCCAGCAGGAGCTCGACAAACTGCTGTGGGCGGACCTGTTGATCCTCAATTTTCCGATTTTCTGGTTCTCGGCCCCGGCCATGCTCAAGGGCTGGATTGATCGGGTACTGGTATCCGGTGTCTGCTATGGCGGCAAACGCTTTTACGATCAGGGCGGATTGAGTGGCAAGAAGGCGCTGGTGTCGGTGACTCTGGGTGGACGCGAGCATATGTTTGGGGACGGCGCGATTCATGGTCCGTTGGAGGACATGCTGCGTCCGATTCTGCGCGGCACGCTGGCATATGTTGGTTTTGATGTGCTGGAGCCGTTCGTGGCGTGGCATGTGCCGTACATCAGCGACGAAGCGCGCAAGGAATTCCTGCTGGGTTATCAGCAGCGTTTGCAACACCTGAGTGATGAGCAGCCAATGGTGTTCCCGCGTTTGTCGCAGTTCGATGAGGCGTTGTATCCGTTGCCTGTTTGA
- a CDS encoding LysR family transcriptional regulator, giving the protein MLNSNLLRKLDMQDLMVFVAVYEQSSVTGVSEALCVSQSTVSYCLKKLRTSFEDELFINTRTGMRPTYKAGTMYTHVLKILESINLCHAGAQAFDPTLQPVTFNICAPEYFEQLILPRLLKSFDFADLPVMVNVHKFETDIPAEDLRDGSLDLVICFGPHFHRSHSDFKSRQLLEDDLVCVFDKRATPLQPRLSLQAFVERRHVFPTPWTSTTNMVDGWLAQQAHKRQIVARANSYSAALKLITGTDFILTLPRRIQQLLANEAIFNHCEAPNGLPGFTLDMQWSQSADQDSANTWLREQVIKACAEQEMA; this is encoded by the coding sequence ATGCTGAACAGTAACTTGCTACGAAAGCTCGACATGCAGGACCTCATGGTGTTTGTCGCTGTGTATGAGCAAAGCAGCGTCACCGGTGTGTCAGAGGCGCTTTGCGTCAGTCAGTCCACCGTCAGTTACTGCCTGAAAAAACTGCGGACCAGTTTTGAAGACGAGTTGTTCATCAACACCCGCACGGGCATGCGCCCCACCTACAAAGCCGGCACCATGTACACGCATGTGCTGAAGATCCTCGAAAGCATCAACTTGTGCCATGCCGGCGCCCAAGCGTTTGACCCGACCTTGCAACCGGTGACGTTCAACATCTGCGCGCCGGAATACTTCGAGCAGTTGATCCTGCCGCGACTGTTGAAAAGCTTTGATTTCGCCGACCTGCCGGTGATGGTCAACGTGCACAAGTTCGAAACCGACATTCCAGCCGAAGACTTGCGCGATGGCAGCCTTGACCTGGTGATTTGTTTCGGCCCGCACTTTCATCGCAGCCACAGCGACTTCAAATCCCGGCAGCTACTGGAGGATGACCTGGTCTGCGTCTTCGACAAACGCGCCACGCCATTGCAGCCGCGTTTGAGCTTGCAAGCTTTCGTCGAGCGCCGGCATGTGTTCCCCACCCCGTGGACATCCACCACCAACATGGTCGACGGCTGGCTCGCGCAACAGGCGCACAAACGGCAGATTGTCGCGCGCGCCAACAGCTACAGCGCGGCATTGAAATTGATCACCGGCACCGACTTCATCCTGACCCTGCCCCGCCGCATCCAGCAATTGCTGGCCAACGAGGCAATTTTCAATCACTGCGAAGCGCCCAACGGCTTGCCAGGATTCACCCTGGACATGCAGTGGAGCCAAAGTGCCGATCAGGACAGCGCCAACACCTGGCTGCGCGAGCAAGTGATCAAGGCCTGTGCCGAGCAGGAGATGGCCTGA
- a CDS encoding LysR family transcriptional regulator — protein sequence MNRNELRKADINLMVVFETLMLERNVTRVAEKLFLGQPTISAALNRLRTMFNDPLFIRVGHRMEPTARAEEIILHLSPALDSLSVALSLTHDFDPASSTMTFRIGLSDDVEFGLLPPLLRALRQEAPKVVFVVQHVDYWRIPDLLASGDITVGISQTRGLPANAKRKLLRHIQPSILRADASDTPLTLDEYCARPHVLVSHTANVSGYADEWLAEIGRTRQVVLSVPQYSSLPALLAGTDLIASLPDYAAEAMAASGQLFKEPFPFKTPTLDLSMVWLSHVDTDPAERWLRSRLEAFMSERNVLPQSP from the coding sequence ATGAATCGCAATGAACTGCGCAAGGCTGACATCAACCTGATGGTGGTGTTCGAAACGTTGATGCTCGAGCGCAATGTGACGCGGGTGGCAGAGAAGCTGTTTCTTGGGCAGCCGACCATCAGTGCGGCACTCAACCGCTTGCGCACGATGTTCAACGATCCGCTGTTCATTCGGGTCGGTCATCGTATGGAGCCGACGGCGCGGGCCGAGGAAATCATCCTGCACTTGTCGCCGGCGCTGGATTCATTGTCGGTGGCGTTGAGCCTGACCCACGACTTCGACCCGGCCAGCAGCACCATGACCTTTCGCATCGGCTTATCGGACGATGTCGAGTTCGGCCTGCTGCCACCGCTGCTACGGGCCTTACGCCAGGAAGCGCCCAAGGTGGTGTTCGTGGTTCAACATGTCGATTACTGGCGTATTCCCGACTTGTTGGCGTCCGGCGATATCACCGTCGGTATCAGCCAGACCCGCGGCTTGCCGGCCAATGCCAAGCGCAAGCTGTTACGGCACATCCAGCCGAGCATTTTGCGCGCCGATGCATCCGACACGCCGCTGACCCTTGATGAATATTGCGCACGGCCACACGTATTGGTGTCACACACGGCCAATGTCAGTGGCTACGCGGATGAATGGCTGGCGGAGATCGGCCGCACGCGTCAGGTCGTGCTTTCGGTGCCGCAATACAGCTCGTTGCCGGCCTTGCTTGCCGGCACCGACTTGATCGCCAGCCTGCCGGATTACGCCGCCGAGGCAATGGCCGCATCCGGTCAGTTGTTCAAAGAACCCTTTCCGTTCAAAACCCCGACGCTGGACCTGTCGATGGTCTGGCTCAGCCACGTCGATACCGACCCGGCCGAACGCTGGTTGCGGTCGAGGCTTGAGGCGTTCATGAGTGAGCGTAACGTGTTGCCGCAGTCCCCGTGA